Proteins encoded in a region of the Tribolium castaneum strain GA2 chromosome 7, icTriCast1.1, whole genome shotgun sequence genome:
- the LOC135266837 gene encoding organic cation transporter protein-like isoform X1 has translation MDESKELENTQEIDQFIEVKDDSNEDIIQRSIGSLGRWHIFMCVIISFVKLPVAWLQLSIVFIAPPVSFTCTDNRTAQCGANCTGHNFDRSVFTETIITEWDLVCNRAYLANLAQTLTMLGILFGNMLFGYLSDRLGRRSPLICAVFLQVLCGMGAAVSPWFPLFLVLRFIAALATGGTMVMSFVLVMEIVGMKWRTTLGILYQIPFNMGLLTLPLFAYFLRDWHHFHIAICVPGILLLSYYWLLPESPRWLLAVGRKSDAIEVLQLAARRNKRPTAPIPANVDTYMERRQLQGGAHSGDILDLVRTPTMRTYTACIGYNWFACGLCFFGGAQYIGQLGGNIFVNIALSAVMQIPSTFFSLWAVSAWGRKYTLVFSNVLSGLSCLLIGGIPPEPTWVRTVLSSVDMFALAISFPTVYLYSGELFPTVVRNAGVGTSSMFARVGSMAAPFVAGLVLVREWLPPLVFGLAPLIGALLCFKLPETVGCKLPDTVEEAEALGRKKVVE, from the exons ATGGACGAGAGCAAAGAGTTAGAAAATACACAGGAAATTGATCAATTTATTgaag TGAAAGACGACTCCAACGAGGACATAATCCAGCGCAGCATCGGCTCCCTCGGCCGTTGGCACATTTTCATGTGTGTTATCATCTCCTTCGTCAAACTCCCAGTAGCCTGGCTCCAGCtcagtattgtttttattgctcCTCCAGTCTCATTTACTTGCACTGATAACCGAACGGCGCAATGTGGCGCTAATTGCACCGGACACAATTTCGATCG GTCCGTATTCACTGAAACCATCATCACCGAATGGGACCTGGTCTGCAACCGTGCTTACCTCGCCAACCTGGCCCAAACTTTAACCATGCTAGGCATCCTCTTCGGAAACATGCTTTTCGGGTACTTATCCGACCGCCTCGGTCGCCGCAGCCCCCTCATCTGTGCCGTCTTTCTCCAAGTGTTGTGCGGCATGGGGGCTGCCGTCTCCCCTTGGTTCCCCCTCTTCCTCGTTCTGCGCTTCATTGCAGCCCTAGCCACTGGGGGCACCATGGTGATGAGTTTTGTCCTAGTCATGGAGATAGTCGGCATGAAATGGCGCACAACGCTTGGGATCTTGTACCAAATCCCCTTCAATATGGGATTATTGACCTTGCCGTTGTTCGCCTACTTCCTGCGGGATTGGCACCACTTCCACATAGCCATCTGCGTCCCCGGGATCCTCCTGCTGTCCTACTACTGGCTGCTGCCCGAGTCCCCAAGATGGCTGCTCGCAGTGGGGCGCAAAAGCGACGCCATCGAAGTGCTGCAATTGGCCGCGAGACGCAACAAGCGCCCCACAGCCCCCATCCCGGCCAACGTGGACACCTACATGGAGCGGCGCCAGCTCCAAGGGGGCGCCCACAGCGGGGACATCCTGGACCTGGTCCGCACCCCCACCATGCGCACGTACACCGCCTGCATCGGGTACAACTGGTTCGCCTGCGGGCTGTGCTTCTTCGGGGGGGCGCAGTACATCGGCCAGCTGGGGGGCAACATCTTCGTCAACATCGCGTTGTCGGCAGTTATGCAAATCCCAAGCACGTTTTTCTCGCTGTGGGCGGTGTCGGCATGGGGGCGCAAGTACACGCTTGTCTTCTCCAACGTCCTGTCGGGGCTGTCGTGTCTTTTGATCGGAGGCATTCCGCCTGAGCCCACTTGGGTCAGGACGGTGCTCAGTTCGGTTGATATGTTTGCATTGGCGATTTCCTTCCCAACGGTCTATTTGTACTCGGGGGAGCTGTTCCCCACTGTTGTCAGGAATGCGGGGGTTGGGACGAGTTCGATGTTTGCAAGAGTGGGCTCGATGGCGGCGCCCTTTGTTGCGGGGCTGGTCTTGGTGAGGGAGTGGCTGCCGCCGCTTGTTTTCGGGCTGGCACCGCTGATTGGGGCCCTGTTGTGTTTCAAGTTGCCGGAGACTGTGGGCTGCAAGCTGCCGGATACGGTGGAGGAGGCGGAGGCTTTGGGGAGGAAAAAGGTGGTTGAGTAG
- the LOC135266837 gene encoding organic cation transporter protein-like isoform X2, which produces MDESKELENTQEIDQFIEDDSNEDIIQRSIGSLGRWHIFMCVIISFVKLPVAWLQLSIVFIAPPVSFTCTDNRTAQCGANCTGHNFDRSVFTETIITEWDLVCNRAYLANLAQTLTMLGILFGNMLFGYLSDRLGRRSPLICAVFLQVLCGMGAAVSPWFPLFLVLRFIAALATGGTMVMSFVLVMEIVGMKWRTTLGILYQIPFNMGLLTLPLFAYFLRDWHHFHIAICVPGILLLSYYWLLPESPRWLLAVGRKSDAIEVLQLAARRNKRPTAPIPANVDTYMERRQLQGGAHSGDILDLVRTPTMRTYTACIGYNWFACGLCFFGGAQYIGQLGGNIFVNIALSAVMQIPSTFFSLWAVSAWGRKYTLVFSNVLSGLSCLLIGGIPPEPTWVRTVLSSVDMFALAISFPTVYLYSGELFPTVVRNAGVGTSSMFARVGSMAAPFVAGLVLVREWLPPLVFGLAPLIGALLCFKLPETVGCKLPDTVEEAEALGRKKVVE; this is translated from the exons ATGGACGAGAGCAAAGAGTTAGAAAATACACAGGAAATTGATCAATTTATTgaag ACGACTCCAACGAGGACATAATCCAGCGCAGCATCGGCTCCCTCGGCCGTTGGCACATTTTCATGTGTGTTATCATCTCCTTCGTCAAACTCCCAGTAGCCTGGCTCCAGCtcagtattgtttttattgctcCTCCAGTCTCATTTACTTGCACTGATAACCGAACGGCGCAATGTGGCGCTAATTGCACCGGACACAATTTCGATCG GTCCGTATTCACTGAAACCATCATCACCGAATGGGACCTGGTCTGCAACCGTGCTTACCTCGCCAACCTGGCCCAAACTTTAACCATGCTAGGCATCCTCTTCGGAAACATGCTTTTCGGGTACTTATCCGACCGCCTCGGTCGCCGCAGCCCCCTCATCTGTGCCGTCTTTCTCCAAGTGTTGTGCGGCATGGGGGCTGCCGTCTCCCCTTGGTTCCCCCTCTTCCTCGTTCTGCGCTTCATTGCAGCCCTAGCCACTGGGGGCACCATGGTGATGAGTTTTGTCCTAGTCATGGAGATAGTCGGCATGAAATGGCGCACAACGCTTGGGATCTTGTACCAAATCCCCTTCAATATGGGATTATTGACCTTGCCGTTGTTCGCCTACTTCCTGCGGGATTGGCACCACTTCCACATAGCCATCTGCGTCCCCGGGATCCTCCTGCTGTCCTACTACTGGCTGCTGCCCGAGTCCCCAAGATGGCTGCTCGCAGTGGGGCGCAAAAGCGACGCCATCGAAGTGCTGCAATTGGCCGCGAGACGCAACAAGCGCCCCACAGCCCCCATCCCGGCCAACGTGGACACCTACATGGAGCGGCGCCAGCTCCAAGGGGGCGCCCACAGCGGGGACATCCTGGACCTGGTCCGCACCCCCACCATGCGCACGTACACCGCCTGCATCGGGTACAACTGGTTCGCCTGCGGGCTGTGCTTCTTCGGGGGGGCGCAGTACATCGGCCAGCTGGGGGGCAACATCTTCGTCAACATCGCGTTGTCGGCAGTTATGCAAATCCCAAGCACGTTTTTCTCGCTGTGGGCGGTGTCGGCATGGGGGCGCAAGTACACGCTTGTCTTCTCCAACGTCCTGTCGGGGCTGTCGTGTCTTTTGATCGGAGGCATTCCGCCTGAGCCCACTTGGGTCAGGACGGTGCTCAGTTCGGTTGATATGTTTGCATTGGCGATTTCCTTCCCAACGGTCTATTTGTACTCGGGGGAGCTGTTCCCCACTGTTGTCAGGAATGCGGGGGTTGGGACGAGTTCGATGTTTGCAAGAGTGGGCTCGATGGCGGCGCCCTTTGTTGCGGGGCTGGTCTTGGTGAGGGAGTGGCTGCCGCCGCTTGTTTTCGGGCTGGCACCGCTGATTGGGGCCCTGTTGTGTTTCAAGTTGCCGGAGACTGTGGGCTGCAAGCTGCCGGATACGGTGGAGGAGGCGGAGGCTTTGGGGAGGAAAAAGGTGGTTGAGTAG
- the LOC135266837 gene encoding organic cation transporter protein-like isoform X3, producing the protein MKDDSNEDIIQRSIGSLGRWHIFMCVIISFVKLPVAWLQLSIVFIAPPVSFTCTDNRTAQCGANCTGHNFDRSVFTETIITEWDLVCNRAYLANLAQTLTMLGILFGNMLFGYLSDRLGRRSPLICAVFLQVLCGMGAAVSPWFPLFLVLRFIAALATGGTMVMSFVLVMEIVGMKWRTTLGILYQIPFNMGLLTLPLFAYFLRDWHHFHIAICVPGILLLSYYWLLPESPRWLLAVGRKSDAIEVLQLAARRNKRPTAPIPANVDTYMERRQLQGGAHSGDILDLVRTPTMRTYTACIGYNWFACGLCFFGGAQYIGQLGGNIFVNIALSAVMQIPSTFFSLWAVSAWGRKYTLVFSNVLSGLSCLLIGGIPPEPTWVRTVLSSVDMFALAISFPTVYLYSGELFPTVVRNAGVGTSSMFARVGSMAAPFVAGLVLVREWLPPLVFGLAPLIGALLCFKLPETVGCKLPDTVEEAEALGRKKVVE; encoded by the exons A TGAAAGACGACTCCAACGAGGACATAATCCAGCGCAGCATCGGCTCCCTCGGCCGTTGGCACATTTTCATGTGTGTTATCATCTCCTTCGTCAAACTCCCAGTAGCCTGGCTCCAGCtcagtattgtttttattgctcCTCCAGTCTCATTTACTTGCACTGATAACCGAACGGCGCAATGTGGCGCTAATTGCACCGGACACAATTTCGATCG GTCCGTATTCACTGAAACCATCATCACCGAATGGGACCTGGTCTGCAACCGTGCTTACCTCGCCAACCTGGCCCAAACTTTAACCATGCTAGGCATCCTCTTCGGAAACATGCTTTTCGGGTACTTATCCGACCGCCTCGGTCGCCGCAGCCCCCTCATCTGTGCCGTCTTTCTCCAAGTGTTGTGCGGCATGGGGGCTGCCGTCTCCCCTTGGTTCCCCCTCTTCCTCGTTCTGCGCTTCATTGCAGCCCTAGCCACTGGGGGCACCATGGTGATGAGTTTTGTCCTAGTCATGGAGATAGTCGGCATGAAATGGCGCACAACGCTTGGGATCTTGTACCAAATCCCCTTCAATATGGGATTATTGACCTTGCCGTTGTTCGCCTACTTCCTGCGGGATTGGCACCACTTCCACATAGCCATCTGCGTCCCCGGGATCCTCCTGCTGTCCTACTACTGGCTGCTGCCCGAGTCCCCAAGATGGCTGCTCGCAGTGGGGCGCAAAAGCGACGCCATCGAAGTGCTGCAATTGGCCGCGAGACGCAACAAGCGCCCCACAGCCCCCATCCCGGCCAACGTGGACACCTACATGGAGCGGCGCCAGCTCCAAGGGGGCGCCCACAGCGGGGACATCCTGGACCTGGTCCGCACCCCCACCATGCGCACGTACACCGCCTGCATCGGGTACAACTGGTTCGCCTGCGGGCTGTGCTTCTTCGGGGGGGCGCAGTACATCGGCCAGCTGGGGGGCAACATCTTCGTCAACATCGCGTTGTCGGCAGTTATGCAAATCCCAAGCACGTTTTTCTCGCTGTGGGCGGTGTCGGCATGGGGGCGCAAGTACACGCTTGTCTTCTCCAACGTCCTGTCGGGGCTGTCGTGTCTTTTGATCGGAGGCATTCCGCCTGAGCCCACTTGGGTCAGGACGGTGCTCAGTTCGGTTGATATGTTTGCATTGGCGATTTCCTTCCCAACGGTCTATTTGTACTCGGGGGAGCTGTTCCCCACTGTTGTCAGGAATGCGGGGGTTGGGACGAGTTCGATGTTTGCAAGAGTGGGCTCGATGGCGGCGCCCTTTGTTGCGGGGCTGGTCTTGGTGAGGGAGTGGCTGCCGCCGCTTGTTTTCGGGCTGGCACCGCTGATTGGGGCCCTGTTGTGTTTCAAGTTGCCGGAGACTGTGGGCTGCAAGCTGCCGGATACGGTGGAGGAGGCGGAGGCTTTGGGGAGGAAAAAGGTGGTTGAGTAG